In Montipora capricornis isolate CH-2021 chromosome 4, ASM3666992v2, whole genome shotgun sequence, the DNA window CGtaattatcgcataaattataaatgtatgtgtctgtccgcttattgacaattaaaattagccaatgagcgggCGAGAATTTTGGAGTCATTGTAaaattggttttggtcaccgtacgaccgtaggactgtacgtccgtccaccccgccatgtatgtcaatgtgaccagtatcacatgaccatatcacgggctcaagtttagaactCATCAAGGAAGTAATACTTCAGCTGAcactccagctagtttacagcgtacatctttgacattggacattACTGTTCTGGTCAATGGACCTAGTTCGCGCAGAGGTCACGTGGTCTGTATTGGGTAAACAATCTCAACAAGCATGGCGTCTCAAAGTGGCGCTCGTGGTGAAAACGATTTAGTTTGGAAAAATCTTCGTCTTCTGCCCAAGGTCACTactgaacaaattcaaaagCACTTAGAGGGTTGTGGTAAAAAGGATATTGGTTCTAAAGGTTACAAATTTTTCACCGAGAGTTATATTCCAGGGACCGCGCAGAGGGAGGagcctccccacccccccccccccaccacttttttgcaagaataaaaataaattaaaaaataagttAACAAAAGTAATGGAGTGAAAAATCGAAAGTGACCAGAGTTACTGGCAAAGACAAACGCGCAGATAAATAGACAGAATGAAGCATTAGTCGTtacaattgtaaatattttttcgcttCTACTACCTAGCAGAGGTAAACGTCTTTTAAATGGCTTCTTTTTCCTGCGGACCTCTCAGGAAAACGTGTGGTCAATTTCGATCCAAAGTAATAACTGGGTTTAGTTTATAAGGCGATTCtcaaacaaattgtttattAGTTTCAACCTTGATTTTTGGAAGATCATGAAGTTATTGTTTCTCTTGTGCGTCCTGATTTTAGCTCGATCAGCGCGAAGTCCGTCTTTTGATGTCAGGCTTCACGGCTCGTCGAGCATTCCAATTGCAAGTTTTGTTGAACGCGGTCTGTTTATAAAAACATTTTGTCATCGAAAGTACTTAAACCGCAGAATTGTGTATAGCTCTGGTCATCAAGGAACATTCAATCCGGCGGTTATTACGAACAAAGAAGTGCACATGGTACACGGCAACATAAATACGAACGACGAGACTTCACATACCACTAGTAATGCAAAGAAGAGATCTCTTAAaatttctgattacttttccaaacaaaatggaaaacctTCTTTATCTGGTGAGTAAACTCTGCATAATTTTTGCTACttttttctgaatcttttctataattgaattatttccagtcactttttcatgtgacatagtttttaaaatattggtCTAATAATGTTTCATTTACATTCTTTAAAAGAGCCTCCACCCAAAAGAATGTGCGAAACAATCAACTTAACTAGTGAAGAAGAAGCCACAATATCCAGTCAAGAGTCGCAGCCTCCTCCAATCCAACGACAAGTTGATCAGTCGACAGCCAGCGAAGCTGTACAGATCAATATAACGGAACCATTCCAACCTGCGGATTTCAACTTTCCAAAAAAGCATTGTGGCAAACAGAATCACGCATTTCAATCCAAGTGGTTTTCGGAATTTCCCTGGCTACACTATAATGAGCAAAGCGATTCTGtgttgtgtttcatttgcatgcaacaagggTTTTCAAACAGGAAAAAGGCGTTGGCGCGATTCAAGGACAATTTCCTTGTCAGAAATGGAACCTGTATATAACTGAGACATAAAAATAATCCCACCCTTGGCATCAACTCCAATGAGGCTTTTGAACGTGTTAGTTGACTTGTAACTGGAGTAGCTCTGTGACTGCCTTAAAAGGGATGATGGAGTTTGTATTCTAAGTCCTGTGGCATCAATGATTATAATTGTAGCAGGCATATTGGCAATTATAACGTTTCTATGAGGCCATCTCTTTAAATCACCAAGACGTACATATAAGTAATTAATCCAAGTTGTGACCAATTTAGAAACAGTTCCTTCAGATACATTAAATCTAACAGATAAATCAGTGTTTGTTAACCCCAGTCTGAGTTTCATTAATACTAGTAGAAATTCATTCTCAACATCCAAACTATATTTCCTTTCCTCTGTGACTGGGTTGTCTTCATCGCTTGAATCTGAGGTTGGATCAACACTTTCAGGGTCAGAATCAAAGAGAGAATGTGAGTCAATGCGAGCTTGTTTTGCCCCTTTGGAATCCCAGTTTATTACACATGACCTGTCAAGATCAGGCAAAACAAACTCTAGTACCATTCTAAATCTCTCATAACATTTAAAACCGTTATACTGGGAGAAGTATTTCACTTCTTTTTGTGTGCTGTTGCACAAGGACCTTAAGATGTGTATTGAAAACCTGTGTGTGCATGGGACCTCCAGTTCAACTTGTATGCCCCTGGAAACAAAACTTTCTCTGTCTGTTTCATCAAACTGCTCTTCCCCCTCCGAAGAAGTGGCAGTAAGTTCAGCTTCAAGAAGTTCTTGTTCCATTTGAAGTTTTAATCTCTTTGCAGGTAGGGACCTTTCATGTCTTTTGCCAGTCCACGAAAATATAGAGGGACAGGCGCCCTTCTTTAACTTTCTCTTGCAGCGTGAAGTCGATATAAAATCCTCCGGCGTAAAGTGCTCGGAACAAACTTTTGTACTTTCAGTCACCTTAAAATCTTTTTTAGGATCTCTTTTTattcacctctggtgtattcttgtgccttttggagttcatttcacagtttcgcgaagtccgtgttttcaatgttctaaaaCGAAGTCAAggggctgcacactaagatttctaccattgtcagctcagaggcggtttgcgactcgaaaatccatcccagccgcgattttttcacgcaaagctaaagccacatcatttgcgaacctcggtgaatgtttcgccgtcaaaaaaccccacgcacttggctggaaatgagcattttctgcttcgatttccacgatagctgatgaatttaaagtgcacctaaccccaaaatacttttttcgctaaaatgaatctttgcaactgttcgaaacgcattgcggccattttttcatttttctaacaaatcctggcattttataggcttcgaaaggtgcgaaaatccaagcatcttttgggAAAGACCGAGTAAGAAGGGgggtgggtctattcctgatttgacgtcacaaactgatttacattgcattaactctttgtaaaaatgcaggcaaagtagattgtgacgtcaaaccaggaatagacccactccccttctgactcggtcgtgaacaaaagatgcttggattttcgcaactttcgaagcctataaaatgccaggatttgttagaaaaatgaaaaaatggccgcaatgcgtttcgaacagttgcaaagattcattttagcaaaaaaaatattttggggttaggtgcactttaactgCTTATGATCGCCGCACGAGACAcagagcttgggtccgaggtcaaattaactccacccgatgaggtacagtcattacaacacttaccccatccccacagcggcttctcgtaacagctccatggttacgcggctgggatggattttcgagtcgcaaaccgcctctgagctgacaacggtcgaaatcttagtgtgcagccttgacttcgtcttagaacattgaaaacacggacttcgcGAAACTGTGAACTGAatgaactccaaaaggcacaagaatacaccagaggtgagtcattttgattcattttattgaatgaacgttaaattgagcaatttttaggcttcataatcgactgtattttatttcccatacaaagtcttacaacgcgtttaaattctcaacggctgtctgtagtgacgcgagcttgggctgcctatggacacactggtggctacgtagttattcaagtcaagcatagGAGGggtataaacttaaagctgagtgtttatttttaatttgtctggtgctgctttttgctctgaattgcaattttggcatgtcttaagatttttaattttgaatctaataagtttgcaagatgcctggacggcctatgacagaagaacagaaacgaaagaagagaaaaatagaACGAGAACTACAAAACGGTACACctgtaatagctcaaacttggtggaagaaattACTCCACAAagtcttttcttggacactaaaccgtttgttagttctacggatgagttatatcaagtggatgcatatttttaaaaagtggtttagtcgttttttcctttgttcagtaattaaactcgaatttttattctcaactggaattaaataacaatcatctgtactctttttggacagaaataattgatttgtttgctggtttgtttggctttaaaatgcgagccaacaagaggtttttttactccgtttgcctaactcaggggcacccaacgagaatatagttcaaaaccactaaacatagcattgttaaacgtattttagtatttaaacggtacatataggcatatttttatcccctaaaaatttttcatcttttcggatttcctagctgaaagtctagtgatccgaaaattatagggatcaaaacttaccttttcgaagatttcagccagaaaaaagctcccgaaaattctaggtgacctttttagggtaaaaatacattaaaaatgggcaattataccatcttttagatgttcgaaaatcctaggacaggcaggcaagcaagaaattttacaacaaatgttccgaaaattctagatctcaaatcgtcttccgaacagatattttccgaaaattgacgttgggtgcccctgattcatgtagcttaagttataaccataacaggaaaatctgtcaaaaataggagtccctgtttgcatgattgtgacaaagctgaatacatataactcccaatgtttataatttgaaccaagtcagctgaagaggttattcagtggattcctgaaatttttaacaagtgccgacagagacattgccacacgttgtgtgcctgcatttgccgtaccaaatacttcaacattaccttgactgtatcgtgcggcaatagttttagttggatcaacaattcttggacctgggttgtttgctaaatagtgcacttcctataatttcagactttccttatgttatatcaatgttagctgcctttgattc includes these proteins:
- the LOC138044759 gene encoding uncharacterized protein; protein product: MEQELLEAELTATSSEGEEQFDETDRESFVSRGIQVELEVPCTHRFSIHILRSLCNSTQKEVKYFSQYNGFKCYERFRMVLEFVLPDLDRSCVINWDSKGAKQARIDSHSLFDSDPESVDPTSDSSDEDNPVTEERKYSLDVENEFLLVLMKLRLGLTNTDLSVRFNVSEGTVSKLVTTWINYLYVRLGDLKRWPHRNVIIANMPATIIIIDATGLRIQTPSSLLRQSQSYSSYKSTNTFKSLIGVDAKGGIIFMSQLYTGSISDKEIVLESRQRLFPV